The genome window TTGGGATCTACATCCTTCGCCGCTCTGCTCATTAATTCAAGCAAGAATAGCTCCAGCTGTGTCTTAATGTTTTCTTCAATTATCGGTGCAACCGTCTCATATTTCTTGATGCAGTCATTGCTTGAGACGTGATAATCACATAATGAAAATATAAGTTGCTCTATGGTTTCCGCTGATAACCGGGCATCCGGGTTCACCCTTTTCGTTACATATTCCATAAAAGCATCCGATAACAAGGCTTCAAGCAATGCATATTTATCCTGAAAATGAGCGTAAAAAGTGGCTCTGTTAATTGTGGCTTGTTCCGTAATTTTCTGAATCGTAATGCTGTTGAAATTTTTAAGATTCAACTGGTGCAGAAACGCATCAAGAATTAATTGCCGAGTGCGAACTACACGCGGATCGTTCG of Paenibacillus sp. FSL R5-0517 contains these proteins:
- a CDS encoding TetR/AcrR family transcriptional regulator; this translates as MLCTKEDWDLSGVLSPNSNDPRVVRTRQLILDAFLHQLNLKNFNSITIQKITEQATINRATFYAHFQDKYALLEALLSDAFMEYVTKRVNPDARLSAETIEQLIFSLCDYHVSSNDCIKKYETVAPIIEENIKTQLELFLLELMSRAAKDVDPKTLKITATMLSWSIYGMTYRWNMDGREESPTDLAQRVVPYMMGGLELLN